TCATATATCCTTCTCAATCTTATTGACCACATCCACTAATAATTTAGAAAACACGGCAAAATCCAAAAATCCGTCAGCTGTAAATAACCTAGTAAACTCGACTTGTTCCTCATCCACTGTACCATCAAGGTCGAATTCAAGATAGTAGACTGGATCTTCTTTCGATTTGAGATGCGACGACACTTTGAGGGTCTTATGTCCCTTAGTTCCCACAAACTTGATAGATTTCTCCACAAACTTACTGAACAAATACCACACGAACTCTAATACGAAGAACAACACTACAAATAACTCTGTGTACATGACGTAATCTGGGTTATTGAAATCATTCTtgtatttcttctccacaTAGTACATTAGGCCGGCAAGTATCACACAAGAGTAACCGATGACAAGCTTAGTATCCACCAACGAGAATGACTGCTCGTAGCCAACCTTCGACAAAGCACCCGATAGATGCTCATCGCACTCATTTCTTAGAGCAACAGCAGAATTCAAATTGACCTTCTTAACCATTGCTTTTTGGAAGTTCACAAAGTAGTGATAAAAGAAATAGGACTATTAACACAATCAAAAATCGTGCTAACAAACAGTTTACTTTACGTTCTGGTTATTCGCGGGTAAAATTAAATCACATAAATTAAACATAGACATGCTCCATTACTCCATTAAAAGATACTTTATAAGCCGGCAAACTTGTAAGGTTTGTCGGCATAATcctttctgaaaattaGCTTTggttttctttctgctaAGTCAAGAATGGTCTTGGCAAATTCACTATTGCACCAACTGAACCAAGACCTTGTGAAAGCATGACTTGGCGAATTGATGTGAATACTTTCATGCATAAGTCCTAATCCACCCGTTGTGGTTAGTACAGTATCAAGTAGCTTTAaaatctcatcatcatcatcagatgTACGAATTTGCACCAAAAGAGACAGTGGCCAGGCACTTCGGAGACCAATATGGGGACCTCCAATACCTTCAAAGTAGTTACCCTTCAAATAGTAAGGATTACCCTCTTCACTGAGAATCATCTTTCGGGTATTTTTGTATATTTCATCGTCTTTCTTAATGAATCCCAAATCTGGCAACGAGAGAAGCGATGGGATATTGGCATCATCCATCATGTTTATTCCTCCAAAGCCATCTATTTCGTAAGCAAACACCTTACCGTACTTTTTGCTTTCGACAACCGCATGTTCCATTATAGCttttttgatcttggtACCAAAATAAAGGGCTTTCGAAGCTAAAGCATCAAGGCCCACGGCATCCATTAACGGGCTGAGCTTCACCAATTCCACAGCAAGATGTGCATTTCCGGGaataaagaattgaaaaatgcaAGCATCATCTGAGGGGCGGAACGCAGACCTAATTAATCCTATATCTCGGGCTACTGGATTACCACGTCCCCCTAGTGGTAGAGTTTCTGTTCCGGAACTTGTGTCCCTTTGAAAGACGTAGTAAGGAGGCTCTAACTGAGATACCTTATCGAATGAAGACATAATCTGTCGTCTAAGAACGTATATGATACTTTTGAAAGCGGAAACCCAGGCCTCTTGAGTAAGAATAGACGTGTCTCCACTACTCTCAATGTATTGATTTGTGAGGGACAAGAATGACGCTAGAGAATCAATCTCCCATTTGCACTCGAAAACAGTATCCCAGTTCGGTCTAGGTCCCACAAAATCAATCGCCGAAGGCTGACTCTCAATACGTGACTCCTTTGGAGGTTGAAAAGCGTTGCAATAAGCAGCAGTTCGTATATACAGTGCCTGCTGTACAATAGCACCCTTGAcaagcttttgaagattttcATCGTAGGGGATCAAAGGTATGTATACACTCAATTGATGGGCAGAATCCCTCAACCATTCGGCAGCAATATCACCCGTAGCTATGAATGCCCGAGGAGTACCAGTCTTTTTATCAGAAGGCTCGTACCACCAAACAGTAGTATCTAAAGTATTTGGAAAAGCATTTTCAAACAATCTAAACAGATCAGGATCTTCTATACGAGCTTGAAGATCCTCGATAACCTGTTCAACAACCTTACTGCCAAATGTCCTGCACTCTCTACGGGGTCGCATGTAAGGTAGGTGTAGTCTCCCAGTGGATTTGGGTCTATGGGGAACCTTCGAGTAATCCGAATAGTTGGGGCACAAGGACGACTGCTGCATACCCAACCTAGAGACATAATTGTTACCATCACTCAAAAAGATCCTTCTGACAAGGGCTATAAAACACAAAAATACCACGCAAATacctattttttttctatgAGTCTTCATTTGTAACGCAATTCGATCACCAACTGGAGTTGTAACACCAGAAGGTTTATCATGATCCTTTTCGTCATAGTCGTCAGTATACTCCATGGCATAAAAGACAAGTCAGATATACAGAGTACCAAAGGTTCTAATTTttgttaaagaagaaatacaGTATACAAGAAGTAACTAACACAAGGGCAAAAAAACACAGGAAGACCTAACTTGTTGGACGGGAAAAAATGAGTGCCCACATTTACTCCGGACCAAATGGCTGGATTTACCTCACCGTATGTACGAGATGATCGTCCATCTCGATGCGGGCTGTGCATGGTCTATTAAGGGCTGCCGCAGCCGTTTCGCGCATTTTTGCGCATTTTCGCATTAAACCAGCCTTTCTGCGTCTTCGATTTCAATTCCAACGGTTTATTCATCTCGCCACTCAAAATTCTTTATATCCCCTATTTTATTAGCCTCGTCTATGTCTGAACTCGGAGAGTAAGTAAATTTTATGGACAGTCTTTCCATTCCTTGCTGAATACTAACATTTAGGGCTTCATCAGAGTCGTTGCGTCTATTCCTATAGTCACCAGAACATTCACCCTGTCTTCCCTTGTGATGGCAGGGTTGAATTCCCTTGGAATCATACCGTACACCTCATTCTGTTGCTTCTTTCCCGAAGTATTTCACAAATTTGAATTGTACCGTCTTCTCACCGGCTTTTTAATACCTAACCCTCAGCCAATGCAGGGGCTGATGGAGATCTATATGTTATATACCTTCTCTAAGGGGTTGGAGGTGGGTAAGTTCAAGCGAAACCTTCCAGATTATTTGTATTACTTCATGATAATTCTGCCTACAATGCTTGTGGGTTCATATTTTACTCTCCCTCCGgttttttctctttcccCTTCTTTGATGTCTGCCTTGACTTTCACTTGGTCTGTCGCCAATTATGACCAGCGAGTCAACTTTTACTTCATGCCCCTCAAGGCCTCTTTACTTCCGGCTGTTTCCTTGGGCTTCAGGCTTCTTGTTGATGGTCAATTATCCTTCCTACTCTCGTTAATCGGTATGTGCGCTGCATATATCTACAATTGCATCGAGACGCACTCGCTTGGCCCTCTAACTACCCTCTTTAGAGCACGTGACCCAGATCCTCGTAGTAACAACCGCTTAGGAACGGGTACCAACAATTATACTGCTTGGTATTATTCTACAGGAGAATTGTCTTCACCTCAATGGCTTCGGATACTCGTTTCGAGATTTACTGGTGTCGATTACAATTCTGCCCCACTTAATAGAGGGCTTTTTACTGTGACACCACCTTCTCAGAGAGTCGGCACTACAAGTACCACCACCGGAACTGCAGGCTCTTCTGCCGCTTCCTTCTTAAGGAACGCTGCTGGTCGGAATACATTCAAAGgacaaggaagaagacTAGGAACTAAAGAAGAGTAGAAGATCCCCGCTTGTATATAAGAAATTATATAGAGGCAGAATACGAGACATATATAAGCGACTCGAGATTCGCGGAAATAAACTAGTCTAATATCACTTTATCTTTCTATACTACAATGACAGTGGAAAAATACGTTGAGCCCCTGTGGCTAGTGGGTTATGGATCTCTCTTATTCAAACGTCCGTTGCATGATCAAGAATTTTCACAGAACTTTACGAAATTCTCAGGGTATCTGACAGGATTTGCTCGGAAATTCTGGCAGAGCAGTTTAGATAACCGAGGCACACCGCAGCACAAGGGACGTGTTGTTACCATCATACCGGCTGATGATATAgtgaagaatgatgaattgaaaCCGGACATTTTAAAATACGAGCTTCGGAACTATGAATGTACCGAGAGGATTATTAATGACTTACAGTTACTCAGCAAAGCCTTGACAGTGTGGGGTTGTATATACTATATTCCTTCAAAGTATTCTAAACAAGCATCTGAATACTTGGATTTTAGAGAGAAGGATGGTTACATTACTCGCAAAGTAGATTTCAATGTGGTTCTTTCAaacgaagaaaaaaagaatcaaCATATTTCATCCATCGTGTCCAAGTTGCCTCGGAATGATCTTGGAGAGCCTGTCATTAAATCTATCGTTTACATAGGCACCACGGAAAACGAGTCATTTGTTGGACCGGAAAATGTGAAGGATACCGCGAAAATTATACAGATCAGCCGGGGAGATTCGGGTCGCAATATCGACTACTTAGCCGCAATGAATGACTCGTTACAGAACCTGGATCCCACTGGCCAACAACGGAGTAGAGATCCAtatttggaagatttggTAGATCTGGCCAGCAGATAGAACTCTTGGGAATTTCGGCTTTTTAAGTCATCATTCTGAGCACCTTCAATGTTGTAAAGAGATAATAGTGAGGCTTTCGTGCTCGGAATTCTGATATTATTTGCGAACTTTATAATTGCGCGCGGAAAAGATAAGTCGGAAGCCGCTCACTATCAATGTGCGCCAATTTCTTAGAGATGCATCATATATAAGTATGTTGGACCCGtatattttgattttttcttAATGGAGTTGTATAGTGTCtaaaaattcatcttttccttagCACTCTCTTTATAGAATGACAGACAGCGTGGCCATTGCTAACATTTTGGGAACAATAGGTACCGTTTTTTGGTGCGTTCAACTTTGTCCGCAGATATATTTTCTATGGAAGAATAAAGACGCAACGGGCTTCCCTCCCATTTTCATGCTTCTTTGGGCTCTGTCCGGGGTACCTTTCTCGATATATTTCGTGGGATCAAATTCATATATACCAATGCAGGTCCAACCTCAAGTATTTACCTTGTTATGCTCGATTGCGTGGATTCAAAGTATGTACTATCCACCTTACAGTTATTCCAAAAGGAGATGGATCACATATTCAGTGGTATTTTATACGGTCTCATTAGCTCTGGAGTTGGGATTTAGTATTCCCTTGAAAAAAGTTTATAGAGATGGAACTCACTGGCCTATGCTAGTGTTTGGAATCCTTGCCTCCATCCTATTAGTGGCCGGACTTGTTCCTCCATACTTCGAATTGGCCAAGCGGAAAGGCCGCGTGGTAGGAATCAACTTTGTGTTTCTAGCCATGGACTCTTCGGGTGCAATATTTTCTATGGCAAGTAACTGTGTCGACAAAATTGATATCATGGCTATGATCTTGTATATACTTGTGGTGATCATGGAGGCTGGTATATTTCTTTCCCAGTTTATCTGGTGGTTGCGATTCAGAGTGATTAAGAGAGAGGCAGATGAAGCAGACGAAAATCCCAATCCTAATGGTGACAACAATTCTGTTGGCAACTCCTCTACTCAAGGGGATCAAACAGATGATCTGGCGAGAGACTCGAGCATTGCCGCGACCTCGATGAGGGAGAAACGGAGTTCAGCCAATCAGCTAACCTACGCTGACGACAAAGGTGTTGAAAGTATCGTGTAATTAAGTCATTATCTGATGTACTTACAGAATAATAATATATGTATATGTATATGTCCTCTACTCTAGAACTTACCAGGCCACTCCCAGTTTCTGATCACATCCCATGTGAATTCGAACTTGGAAACAAAGTCTTTAAAACGACCTCGAGCTGTAATTGGTTCTAGGTTCTTCTTAaccatcttcaattcataCTCGCTGCGACATTTTCTCAACGTTTCAAACCGTTTATGGTAGCCATTCAAGCAATTTAACAATTCTTGCTTGTCTGCCTCTGGAATAATGCCCAAATACAACCGAAAAACCAGAAGCTTCATGGGGTATCGAATATCCACCATTTTATCCAAAAATTCATATATTCTACTCATTTTTCTGAATTCGCTGACGGATTTCAAGTAAACTGCAAGCAAGTTGTCATCAGGGTACACCTTGCCATTGACAAAGTCACCATAGGATCTGGAAACATGCCTATCGAATTCTCTAAGAGCGACATCTATTGGTTTCGAGGATAGTTCTATTTCATCATTgtcgtcttcttctccttttgcCATCTTACTCATTATCTGATGCTTTGCAACTCTCTCCTCTACTGGAGATATCCATTTTGTGGAACTGTATGATGACATCTCCCGTAATCTCAACACAGAAACAAATAAAGATGAAATTGTCACTGGTGTGAGCTTAGTACAAGCATCCATCTTCATGTATCTTTCATAAGTATCGGCTGGAGTCACTATGGATTCTCCCAGAAGATAGCTTGAGTTTAACTTGCTTGACTTGAACTTGGCACTATCATACAAATATCTAGCAAGGTCTATAGGGGTTTTGAATCCCATAATATCGAATTTCTCCAATCGATAATTATCACACactctctttttcttcgATTTGGAAGGTTTGACGACGTCAGTGTAATGATCTATTAGCTGATAAAACGAACTGTCGTAATCAGTACCCAGCGGGTACGTCAGTGGGTCCTCGTGTGAACGCAAGGAGACATCTCCCTCATCTGATTCCCCAATGATTTTGGCCATTTTGTATAGTTTGGATATACATCGGCTTAAGTTCAAGTCATCAAATTCTCTAAAGTCAAGCTTGCGAATAATATCAAAAAAGAGCTTAGGATGGTCAATATTGTTGAGAATGAGATCCAGCGCAACATGGTTTCTTATATGGCCATCATACTTCTGAAGATACAATTCAAATAGCTCTTTACAAGTAACGTCATTCAACATGGAATGGTGGTTCAGCTTGATCAGCACAAAATTCCACAGTTCAGGGTACTGGCAAAGTAGCTCAGCATCAGAATTTTTCAAAACATTGAAAAACTCTCTATAGACCAGATTACGATTTTTGGAGTTCACGGCTagtagaagaattgaattGCAAAGAAACTTGATGTTATAGTCCTTTCTGATGATACGAACTTCTTCGAAACTCCAAGTGCCAGACTTAGGGAAGATATCACCACCAACAGTGGAAacaatcttttcaaaaccATCAATATCAAAACTTTCAAGCTGCCATCTATCAAACCGTTTCTTAGCTTCCTTAAATAGAGTGAATGATTTGCGAAAATCAGTATAGAAGGTCAAGTTTGACACGCCAAGAAGGGTTGTTACGTTGATGTCAAAGTTCTCATTTTCAGAAATAAGTCTATTGATCACCTTGATAATCCTTGACTGTGATATTTTGTAAAATCGGGATGGTCTTGAAGTATTTTTGCCAGAATGATCATAGCAAAGCTTCCATATAAGCTCACTAACTTGGTCCAAGATCTGAGGTGACTTGGTGTTGTTCTCGTCTAGAAAAGATTGTACCAATCTGGGAAGAGTCTCCAGCTTATAACGCAAAGCGTAGTCAAAGAGATTGGCAAATGCTGGAGGAATAATAAGATTCCGGTTCTTGTAAGTTTCTCCGGAGAAATTCTCAAACTGCTTGAGGTAGTACAACTTCTCCTGATCCTTCAAGTTAACTCCTTCCGACCATTTGCAATAAATCTCAAACAAAGACATATATTCTAATTCATTGGAAGGCTTCCTAAGCAAGAGATCGAAGAGTACCGTTTCTGGAATGGCACTCGTCTTGGTCAAATGCCTAATAGATGCGGATATCGTTGGTTCAAGGATCGAACTGATCCATGATATAACGTTGTCATCTCTGCATTCTACGTTGGACTGCCAACCTTTCTCATCGTCCAACTTGTATTTGAGTAGTTGTATGGAAATTTGAAACCTTTTATCGTTCACTATTGTCTCTATTGGGAAGGGCGATGCATCGGCAACCTCTTGGCTTATCAGTAACGGGCTTGGCTCGATACCCTCGCCAAATTTTTGGAGACATAAATCAACATCATGGTTACTATAAGATGGAACTGTCGCCATTAAAGCTGTCTGTAATACCAAAACAAATACAGATTCAACGTCCTTCAATCCTTCTAACTTCTTAAACTTCACATGATCTAATATGTCTAACTGAGAATGAGTTGTCCGAGTTATTCCACTAAATAAGGATGGTATGCACATGAGTaaatcttgaagatctccCGAACTAGTCATGAAACGAGGGTCATCTTTTGGTATAATAAGGTTATAGTTTCTATAAAATGGAGTATGCTGTTCTTTCAGTTGAAGCTTCCCGATCCAGGAAGGAATTGAAGTGGCTTTATGTCCCAGATTGCTAGGTCGCGCTAATGTAGAGTAAAGATGGATGGACTGAAATCTATATGTGTTGGTATGGAGATTATCATAAAAAATAGATCTACCGGATCTTAGTGCTAATCTCGATCTCCGACTGCTTGTTCTTCGTGCAACAATTGGAACATTTCTTCccaaagaatttgaaaaaagaacGCAAGAAACCACTCTCATTTCATTATTCCTGCACAGCATCAAATCAGCAGATCATGCAGACTGCAGAATAAAGTCAAACTttaagcagaagatgactTGGATCTCCGAGACAAGGCTCTGCACGTTCATGTTAGGGCTGAATTTTTTCAACCTACATCAAAAAATACAGCATTTTCTTGGACCCCACGCAATAATGTGCATCCGTACATCAGCCGGACATTTATTTAGGGGCAAGCAAGCATTATATTGTTCCGTCTTATCTGATCGGCCGGACCTTTGTCACTTATTCTCGAGGTTTTTCTATATCCCGAGTATGCTATATTAGTAATGAATGATCATCGGATTCCAAGTCAGTATAGAGAATTATTACATGAAGCATTTGAGAATGGTACTGTTCCTCCAGTTTCTGCAAGGCCTCTAAAGAAAAGGCGTCGACATAGAAGTGAAAGTCCAACAACTGATGACATATCTGATGATGCCGATAAGCTCGGCAAGGGAGTAGAGTCGAGAGAGCACTGTATTAGCAGCGCTTTAAATAAAGGCAGCAGTAATATTACCGCTATAGTTCTATCGTCAGATGAGGATACAGTAGGGGATGCATATagggatttgaagaagaaggagtcaAAAATAGGCCCCGAAACAGAAGCGAAAGTGGagattgatattgatgatgacagtgacgaagaagatggagatgaggatgaggatgaggacTTCGATTCGGATGATTTCGAAGATGTCGATTTGGAGCATGTTCCCACACCAGACCTGCAACTTCACgattatgaagaagacagCAAACAGATCAAGATTCCTTTGAAGACGAATAAAATCTTAGCtcagaaaaggaagaagaagactgtTGTGCCAAGGGAAGAACGAATGTTCAGGAAAGATCTTCATATGATGTATATATTTACGATGGTAGCCCATGGAGTGGCTCGGAATTCTTGGTGCTCCGATAGAAATCTATTGAATAGTTTAAAGAGGGATGTTCCGGCGAGGATTCTTGATGAGTACGCGACTTACCTGCAACATCGTAAGAAGACTAATGTCACTACAGCATCTAAAACCAGAAAGCTTTTggatttgttgaaggatttgatgGTGTATTGGTACACATCGTGGACCATAGATAAAAATGCTCCCGTCATATACAAAAAAGGTTGGGACGAATTGGATGTACATATACCCCGACAGAGAatgagcaagaagaagttcagCGAGAGCGTAGAGCAGCGATCCGGATCAAGGGATATTGCTGCTCAAGGATTTATTAGCTTGCTCAGATCTATTGGTATTCAAGCTCGGCTGGTATTTTCGCTTCAACCCCCAGATTTTACCAATCTATCACAACTGAGCTCGATCGCTGAGAAGCACGAGGCTGACGAGAGAAGGAAAACAGAGCAGATGACACTACCTATggggagaaggaaaagtAGAAGGGCGTTGACTCAGCATGATAGATTGCTTAATTCTTTGAGAGGTAATAGGCCCACTTATACGAACTTCAGAGCTAGTGATTTCGAAGATATCGAAGATAAATATGGTCATTTCCCCATTTTCTGGTCTGAAGTTTGGGACAAGGATGCCAAGAGGTTTATTACAATCGATCCGATAGTCAAGAAGACAATTGAGGTGATTAGACTAAAGTCTCAACTTGAACCTCCCACCTCAGAAACTAGAAACAATGTATATTATGTCATAGGCTTTGATCGGTTGGGTGGTGTTAGAGATATAACTAGACGATATGCTGAAACTTATAATGCCAAggtgaggaagaagagaattacGAGGGATccaaaaggagaagaatgGTATGAAAATGTACTACTAGGAGCCACAACTGTGAATCGAATTAGGCCTAATAAAATAGATAAGTTTGAGGAACTTGAGTTTGAGGAGTTATCATTGAAAGAGGGCATGCCGAACTCGATACAGGATTTTAGAAATCACCCAATATATGTGTTGGAGAGTCAGTTGAAGGCTAATGAGATCTTAAAACCAAAGTTGTCTTGTGGTACCATAAGGAAGAAATCGAAGACGAACAAGCAAGGGAAGTTGATTCCTGTGTACAAGAGAGCCAATGTGTATACAGTGAGGTCTGCTAAAGCATGGTATATGCGCGGTAGAGTGTTGAAACTTGGAGAGAGGccaatgaaaataaagaaCAAACCTAAAGTGCCCCGAAAAGCGAGAGACGAAGACGACTTTGAACTTTCAGAtaaagatgaggaagatgatgttcGATTGTACGCCGATTTTCAAACTGAAAGGTTTACCCCTCCACAGGTTATGAATGGCGAGATTCCAAGAAACGCATTTGGTAATATTGATGTGTATCAACCGTGGATGGTTCCTGAAGGCTGTGTTCATATTATGGACGATAATGCTGTGAATGCGGCCAGACTCATGCAGATCGAATATGCTCCCGCAGCTGTTGGATTCAATTTTGATGGTGATAGGAGATCACACTCTGTCAGTGCTACAGTGAAAATTCAGGGTATTGTGACTTTTAAACAGTACCAAGAAGCCGTGAACGTAGTTTGCAAGGgccttgaagaatttgaggcGGAGAAGTCTAGAAGAAGACAAGACTTAATAGCACTAAGAGCTTGGAAGATATTGCTTGCCAAGTTGAGAATTGCCAATAGACTTAATGAAGAGCATGGAAAAGTAATTAATATGATAGAGGAGAATTACGATGAAGgtggtgatgaagaagaagaagaagaagaagatgatgatggagagGAAATAGTTCATACAGAGGATGGAGGATTTATGCGTGCGGATGCTCAGAATGTGAATGAAGATATTTATTATGGAAGGGTTGATGACGAAGTTGGTGATGTTGATGCCAGCGATTTTCATGAAGAACAGGATGACAGGTTAGTTGTCACTGAGGAGAACGAAGTTGGGACTCCCAAAATAAAGGCTGATTCCCCTGTtattgaagttgaaaatgACAACAATAATGAATTCGAAGATTTCATGAATGAAGTGGGGTTCGGGGATGAACACGACAGGGA
The sequence above is a segment of the Brettanomyces nanus chromosome 4, complete sequence genome. Coding sequences within it:
- a CDS encoding uncharacterized protein (EggNog:ENOG41), whose protein sequence is MTSSGDLQDLLMCIPSLFSGITRTTHSQLDILDHVKFKKLEGLKDVESVFVLVLQTALMATVPSYSNHDVDLCLQKFGEGIEPSPLLISQEVADASPFPIETIVNDKRFQISIQLLKYKLDDEKGWQSNVECRDDNVISWISSILEPTISASIRHLTKTSAIPETVLFDLLLRKPSNELEYMSLFEIYCKWSEGVNLKDQEKLYYLKQFENFSGETYKNRNLIIPPAFANLFDYALRYKLETLPRLVQSFLDENNTKSPQILDQVSELIWKLCYDHSGKNTSRPSRFYKISQSRIIKVINRLISENENFDINVTTLLGVSNLTFYTDFRKSFTLFKEAKKRFDRWQLESFDIDGFEKIVSTVGGDIFPKSGTWSFEEVRIIRKDYNIKFLCNSILLLAVNSKNRNLVYREFFNVLKNSDAELLCQYPELWNFVLIKLNHHSMLNDVTCKELFELYLQKYDGHIRNHVALDLILNNIDHPKLFFDIIRKLDFREFDDLNLSRCISKLYKMAKIIGESDEGDVSLRSHEDPLTYPLGTDYDSSFYQLIDHYTDVVKPSKSKKKRVCDNYRLEKFDIMGFKTPIDLARYLYDSAKFKSSKLNSSYLLGESIVTPADTYERYMKMDACTKLTPVTISSLFVSVLRLREMSSYSSTKWISPVEERVAKHQIMSKMAKGEEDDNDEIELSSKPIDVALREFDRHVSRSYGDFVNGKVYPDDNLLAVYLKSVSEFRKMSRIYEFLDKMVDIRYPMKLLVFRLYLGIIPEADKQELLNCLNGYHKRFETLRKCRSEYELKMVKKNLEPITARGRFKDFVSKFEFTWDVIRNWEWPGKF
- a CDS encoding uncharacterized protein (BUSCO:EOG093448ZQ) — its product is MEHSYFFYHYFVNFQKAMVKKVNLNSAVALRNECDEHLSGALSKVGYEQSFSLVDTKLVIGYSCVILAGLMYYVEKKYKNDFNNPDYVMYTELFVVLFFVLEFVWYLFSKFVEKSIKFVGTKGHKTLKVSSHLKSKEDPVYYLEFDLDGTVDEEQVEFTRLFTADGFLDFAVFSKLLVDVVNKIEKDI
- a CDS encoding uncharacterized protein (CAZy:GH125) is translated as MEYTDDYDEKDHDKPSGVTTPVGDRIALQMKTHRKKIGICVVFLCFIALVRRIFLSDGNNYVSRLGMQQSSLCPNYSDYSKVPHRPKSTGRLHLPYMRPRRECRTFGSKVVEQVIEDLQARIEDPDLFRLFENAFPNTLDTTVWWYEPSDKKTGTPRAFIATGDIAAEWLRDSAHQLSVYIPLIPYDENLQKLVKGAIVQQALYIRTAAYCNAFQPPKESRIESQPSAIDFVGPRPNWDTVFECKWEIDSLASFLSLTNQYIESSGDTSILTQEAWVSAFKSIIYVLRRQIMSSFDKVSQLEPPYYVFQRDTSSGTETLPLGGRGNPVARDIGLIRSAFRPSDDACIFQFFIPGNAHLAVELVKLSPLMDAVGLDALASKALYFGTKIKKAIMEHAVVESKKYGKVFAYEIDGFGGINMMDDANIPSLLSLPDLGFIKKDDEIYKNTRKMILSEEGNPYYLKGNYFEGIGGPHIGLRSAWPLSLLVQIRTSDDDDEILKLLDTVLTTTGGLGLMHESIHINSPSHAFTRSWFSWCNSEFAKTILDLAERKPKLIFRKDYADKPYKFAGL
- a CDS encoding uncharacterized protein (BUSCO:EOG09344B8Q); this encodes MTVEKYVEPLWLVGYGSLLFKRPLHDQEFSQNFTKFSGYLTGFARKFWQSSLDNRGTPQHKGRVVTIIPADDIVKNDELKPDILKYELRNYECTERIINDLQLLSKALTVWGCIYYIPSKYSKQASEYLDFREKDGYITRKVDFNVVLSNEEKKNQHISSIVSKLPRNDLGEPVIKSIVYIGTTENESFVGPENVKDTAKIIQISRGDSGRNIDYLAAMNDSLQNLDPTGQQRSRDPYLEDLVPFFALELGFSIPLKKVYRDGTHWPMLVFGILASILLVAGLVPPYFELAKRKGRVVGINFVFLAMDSSGAIFSMASNCVDKIDIMAMILYILVVIMEAGIFLSQFIWWLRFRVIKREADEADENPNPNGDNNSVGNSSTQGDQTDDLARDSSIAATSMREKRSSANQLTYADDKGVESIV